The Geobacter sp. AOG2 genome includes a window with the following:
- a CDS encoding SLBB domain-containing protein translates to MSQIKYLFRFLPLTAALVVVSLGTNAWSLDSYDGFTNQTDGIFQEQGSTKTDQSAPYQQNNYYPQQQNSGTYPGNQRSLSNGTFRDDQRITQEQELTPEQAFDNELLGGTQTEEKITTDIGKTDTDKSKLKLGLVVKAEAGDGLARLSWQPAGYRKPQENETIQYRIQIGLAPNRPLKSIDVGNDTTYTLRDLKNHQVYFIQIIAINREQRRIIKSAEIKITPLPREELGSSLEMTFSHKNQTLQDKLTPEPFKRELRQFGYDFFKNSAQLLDAMDNLPVGDNYVLGPGDSLNLAIWGSINARYSLTVDRNGEIVVPRAGVVRVWGLSYEKAKEAIGKAVSRYFKNYDMNISLGKLRTIQVFVVGEVELPGSYPISSLATVVNALSAAGGPTKNGSLRTIKLTRNGKPAENIDLYDMFLSGDRSKDVRLQNGDTIFVPVIGPVVAVAGEVKRPAIYETKGAQSLADVIRMAGGITASGFTGRIQIERFSGNSSRIVLDYEPKDGHTDSATAGIKIQDRDMVKIFPVQEAVRQVVSLRGNAVRPGEYQFRKGMHVKDLIPTFADLLPESYLESAEITRLALPDYHKEILHFNLRKALEGNEAENVALQEQDTIKVFSRWEMQEKPSVLINGFVVNPGKYDFHPGMTVRDLISAAGSPKRNALLDMAELSRVEVAGDKATASRMQIDLGKAISGDPAHNLLLKPDDVLIVRGIVGWTDSTDKFVRLKGEVQYPGVYSVGRGERLSSVIARAGGFTDKAYLRGAKFTRRSVQKEQQKRMDEIIVKTEKEIIQKQAALASIASSKEELEATKSALEGLQKDLDRMKTLKAEGRVVIRLTQIDELKKSSYDLEMEGGDILEIPTRTNVVNVLGQVYNPTAFVYVPENSSVESYLNKAGGSTNDAETSEMFIIKADGTVFSRQQASFGIKWSDDAKQWTLGSFMSSYLEPGDTLVVPQKLERTAWLRDIKDITTIISQIALTAGTVLIGLK, encoded by the coding sequence ATGTCACAAATTAAATATCTGTTTCGTTTCCTACCCCTGACAGCAGCTTTGGTCGTGGTCAGTTTGGGGACAAATGCCTGGTCCCTGGACTCATACGATGGCTTTACGAACCAGACTGATGGTATATTTCAAGAACAGGGCTCGACAAAAACGGACCAATCCGCCCCCTATCAACAGAACAACTATTATCCCCAACAGCAGAACAGCGGCACCTATCCCGGCAATCAACGTTCCCTTTCTAATGGCACCTTTCGGGACGACCAGCGCATCACGCAGGAGCAGGAACTGACACCCGAGCAAGCCTTTGACAACGAACTTCTTGGCGGCACGCAAACAGAGGAAAAGATAACCACCGACATCGGCAAAACCGATACGGACAAAAGCAAACTGAAGCTCGGTCTTGTAGTCAAGGCTGAGGCAGGTGACGGTTTGGCCCGCCTCAGTTGGCAGCCAGCCGGATATCGCAAACCTCAGGAAAATGAAACTATTCAATATCGCATCCAGATCGGACTCGCTCCAAATAGACCGCTCAAGTCAATTGATGTCGGAAACGACACAACCTATACCCTACGGGACTTAAAAAATCACCAGGTTTACTTCATTCAGATCATTGCCATAAACCGTGAGCAAAGACGTATCATAAAGTCAGCCGAGATCAAAATTACCCCACTTCCCAGAGAAGAACTTGGCTCTTCTCTGGAAATGACTTTTTCCCACAAAAACCAGACCTTGCAGGATAAACTCACGCCGGAGCCATTCAAACGTGAACTCCGGCAATTCGGTTATGATTTTTTCAAGAACAGCGCCCAGTTGCTCGACGCGATGGACAACCTCCCCGTCGGGGACAATTACGTCCTGGGACCGGGCGATAGCCTCAACCTGGCAATCTGGGGCTCCATCAATGCCCGGTACAGCCTCACCGTGGATCGCAATGGCGAGATTGTTGTGCCCCGGGCTGGCGTCGTCAGGGTGTGGGGACTTTCCTATGAGAAAGCCAAGGAGGCTATTGGAAAGGCTGTATCGCGATACTTTAAAAACTATGACATGAATATTTCGCTTGGAAAGTTACGGACTATCCAGGTTTTCGTGGTGGGCGAGGTCGAATTGCCCGGCAGTTACCCCATCAGTTCCCTTGCAACGGTTGTCAACGCCTTGTCGGCTGCAGGTGGTCCCACGAAAAACGGCTCACTGCGCACGATCAAGCTCACCCGTAATGGTAAACCGGCTGAGAATATCGACCTGTACGATATGTTTCTTTCCGGCGACCGAAGCAAGGATGTCCGCCTGCAGAACGGCGACACCATTTTCGTGCCGGTTATCGGCCCCGTGGTTGCGGTTGCGGGCGAGGTGAAACGGCCAGCCATTTATGAAACAAAAGGAGCACAATCACTGGCCGATGTGATCCGGATGGCGGGCGGCATAACCGCCAGTGGATTTACCGGCCGGATACAGATAGAACGTTTTTCCGGCAACAGTTCCAGAATTGTCTTGGATTATGAACCCAAGGATGGTCATACGGATAGCGCAACGGCTGGGATAAAAATCCAGGATCGGGATATGGTCAAAATATTTCCCGTCCAGGAGGCGGTTCGCCAAGTTGTAAGTCTCAGGGGAAACGCCGTCAGACCGGGTGAATACCAGTTTCGCAAGGGTATGCATGTAAAAGATTTAATTCCAACCTTTGCCGACCTGTTACCGGAATCGTACTTGGAATCCGCCGAGATTACCCGTCTTGCCCTGCCCGATTATCATAAGGAAATTCTTCACTTCAACCTTCGTAAAGCGCTTGAAGGCAACGAGGCCGAAAATGTTGCCCTACAGGAGCAGGACACTATAAAGGTTTTTTCACGCTGGGAGATGCAGGAAAAACCGAGCGTGCTCATAAACGGCTTTGTAGTTAATCCAGGCAAGTATGATTTCCATCCCGGCATGACAGTGCGTGACCTTATTTCCGCCGCCGGCAGCCCAAAACGGAATGCGCTGCTCGACATGGCCGAACTCAGCCGGGTGGAAGTTGCAGGCGATAAGGCCACCGCGTCGCGCATGCAGATTGATCTTGGCAAGGCTATCAGCGGCGATCCTGCGCACAACCTCTTACTCAAGCCGGATGATGTTTTGATCGTTCGGGGCATCGTCGGGTGGACCGATTCTACAGATAAATTTGTTCGCCTCAAAGGAGAGGTACAATATCCCGGCGTCTACTCGGTGGGGCGGGGCGAGAGGCTGAGTTCCGTAATTGCCCGTGCCGGCGGTTTCACCGACAAGGCTTACCTGCGAGGAGCAAAGTTCACCCGGCGTTCCGTTCAAAAAGAGCAACAGAAACGAATGGACGAGATCATTGTCAAGACTGAGAAGGAAATTATCCAGAAGCAGGCCGCCCTGGCATCCATTGCCTCCTCCAAGGAAGAGCTTGAAGCCACCAAATCCGCTCTGGAGGGACTACAAAAGGATCTTGACCGAATGAAGACGCTGAAAGCAGAAGGCCGGGTCGTCATCCGGCTTACCCAGATTGATGAGTTGAAGAAGAGCAGCTATGACTTGGAGATGGAAGGTGGCGATATTCTTGAAATCCCCACCCGTACCAATGTTGTTAATGTTTTGGGCCAGGTGTACAACCCCACCGCTTTCGTGTATGTCCCTGAAAACAGTTCCGTTGAAAGCTATCTCAACAAGGCCGGTGGATCCACCAATGATGCGGAAACATCCGAGATGTTCATTATCAAGGCGGATGGGACGGTCTTCAGCCGACAGCAAGCATCATTCGGCATTAAGTGGAGCGACGATGCCAAGCAGTGGACTCTTGGCAGCTTCATGTCATCCTACCTGGAACCGGGCGACACCCTGGTCGTGCCGCAAAAACTGGAGCGCACTGCCTGGCTTCGGGATATCAAGGATATTACCACGATCATATCCCAGATTGCCCTTACGGCAGGCACGGTCCTGATAGGCCTAAAATAA
- the secG gene encoding preprotein translocase subunit SecG, producing the protein MTIALTILHILVSIFMIAVVLLQSGKGAEMGASFGSGGSQSVFGAGGGTTFLSKMTTGAAVIFMLTSLTLAYISGQPSSSSIMSGKGKSAVTTKVPTQMPQPSAPAQQSNPTTMPTVPAAPVQQHK; encoded by the coding sequence ATGACTATAGCCCTTACAATATTGCATATTCTGGTCAGCATATTTATGATTGCCGTCGTCCTACTGCAATCCGGCAAAGGCGCCGAAATGGGGGCATCGTTCGGTAGCGGTGGAAGTCAATCCGTTTTTGGAGCCGGTGGTGGCACCACGTTTCTGAGCAAGATGACCACGGGCGCTGCCGTTATTTTCATGCTGACCTCGTTGACACTGGCCTATATCTCGGGGCAGCCTTCCTCATCGTCGATCATGTCCGGCAAGGGCAAATCCGCCGTTACCACAAAGGTGCCGACTCAAATGCCGCAGCCGTCGGCACCTGCCCAGCAGAGCAACCCGACCACCATGCCTACAGTACCGGCAGCGCCTGTTCAACAGCATAAATAG
- the tpiA gene encoding triose-phosphate isomerase: MRTPVIAGNWKLFKTIGEAVSMVNDLKPLVAATQGVEIIVAPAFTALSRVADELAGSGILLAAQDCYWEEEGAFTGEVAPKMLKDAGCSHVIIGHSERRQYFGETDATVNKKAKAAIKAGLTAIVCVGETLTEREADETFAVLETQLLGGLEGLVPEAFSKVIIAYEPVWAIGTGKTASETQAQEVHAFIRSLMARCFGQGNAESMRILYGGSVKPDNVKGLMAQPDIDGALVGGASLQAASFAAIANFAG; encoded by the coding sequence ATGCGTACGCCTGTCATCGCAGGAAACTGGAAACTGTTCAAAACCATCGGCGAAGCTGTCAGTATGGTAAACGACCTAAAGCCCCTGGTTGCTGCAACCCAGGGGGTCGAGATCATCGTGGCCCCTGCATTCACCGCCTTGAGCCGCGTGGCTGATGAGCTCGCGGGGTCCGGCATCCTGCTTGCCGCACAAGACTGCTACTGGGAGGAGGAAGGCGCCTTCACCGGAGAGGTGGCCCCTAAAATGTTGAAGGACGCCGGTTGCAGCCATGTGATCATTGGGCATTCGGAACGACGCCAATACTTTGGCGAGACCGACGCTACCGTCAATAAGAAGGCCAAAGCTGCCATTAAGGCCGGTCTAACTGCGATCGTCTGTGTCGGCGAGACACTGACCGAACGCGAGGCAGACGAGACCTTTGCTGTTCTCGAAACCCAACTCTTGGGCGGGTTGGAGGGCCTCGTTCCAGAGGCCTTCTCCAAAGTGATCATTGCCTATGAGCCGGTCTGGGCCATAGGCACCGGAAAGACCGCCAGCGAAACCCAAGCGCAGGAAGTTCATGCCTTTATCCGTAGCCTCATGGCGCGATGTTTTGGCCAGGGGAACGCCGAGAGCATGCGCATACTCTATGGCGGCAGTGTCAAACCAGACAACGTCAAGGGATTGATGGCGCAACCAGATATCGACGGCGCCCTGGTGGGCGGCGCAAGTCTGCAGGCCGCGTCGTTTGCTGCGATCGCTAATTTTGCCGGTTAG
- the pgk gene encoding phosphoglycerate kinase, translated as MPIRYIDQLKDLKDKRIFIRVDFNVPQDDKGNITEDTRIVGAVPTIKYAVEQGAKVVLASHLGRPKGEKKLKYTMAPAAKRLSELLGTKVKQAPDCFGPEVSKLLDTMKPGDVVMLENVRFYPGEEKNDLAFAKQLANDCEIFVNDAFAVSHRAHASVEAITKCIPTIAAGFLMRNEMTFFDKAMSNPVRPLVAILGGAKVSGKLEVLQTLVNKVDKIVIGGGMAFTFLKAMGYSVGKSLVEDELIPTAKRIMDKAKKRGVTFYLPVDCIVANAFEATATNFITAVQEIPEGWMALDIGPASATLFAETLRDAKTVIWNGPMGVFEMDAFARGTFSMAEAVGNCYATTIIGGGDTDAAVRKAGVDGKVSYISTGGGAFLELLEGKILPGVKALDIKAKK; from the coding sequence ATGCCGATCCGCTATATTGATCAACTAAAGGATTTAAAGGACAAAAGAATCTTTATCCGGGTAGATTTCAATGTCCCCCAGGACGACAAGGGAAATATCACCGAAGACACCCGAATTGTCGGTGCCGTGCCGACCATCAAGTATGCCGTGGAACAGGGGGCGAAGGTAGTACTGGCCTCTCATCTTGGCCGCCCCAAAGGCGAAAAAAAATTAAAGTACACCATGGCTCCGGCCGCCAAACGCCTGTCGGAATTGCTCGGCACCAAGGTGAAACAGGCCCCGGACTGCTTTGGCCCCGAGGTGAGCAAACTGCTCGACACAATGAAGCCGGGCGATGTGGTGATGCTGGAAAACGTTCGGTTCTATCCGGGCGAGGAGAAAAACGACCTTGCCTTCGCCAAACAGCTTGCCAATGATTGCGAAATTTTCGTTAACGACGCATTTGCTGTCTCCCATCGCGCCCACGCCTCGGTAGAGGCCATCACCAAATGCATCCCGACCATTGCGGCCGGATTCCTGATGCGCAATGAAATGACCTTCTTCGACAAAGCCATGAGCAATCCTGTTCGCCCGCTGGTTGCTATACTGGGTGGTGCCAAGGTCTCCGGCAAACTGGAAGTGCTGCAAACATTGGTCAACAAGGTTGACAAGATCGTGATCGGCGGCGGCATGGCATTCACATTTCTTAAGGCCATGGGGTACTCTGTTGGCAAATCACTGGTGGAAGATGAATTGATCCCCACTGCCAAAAGGATCATGGACAAAGCCAAAAAACGCGGGGTTACTTTCTATCTCCCCGTAGACTGCATCGTGGCCAATGCTTTCGAAGCCACGGCAACCAACTTCATCACCGCAGTGCAGGAGATACCCGAAGGTTGGATGGCCCTTGACATTGGTCCCGCCTCGGCGACCCTCTTTGCTGAAACATTACGGGATGCCAAGACCGTCATCTGGAACGGACCAATGGGCGTCTTTGAGATGGATGCTTTTGCACGCGGCACCTTTTCAATGGCCGAAGCGGTTGGCAACTGTTATGCCACTACCATCATCGGTGGCGGAGATACCGATGCGGCCGTTCGCAAGGCCGGAGTTGACGGAAAGGTCAGTTACATTTCCACCGGCGGCGGAGCCTTCCTCGAATTATTGGAGGGCAAGATCTTGCCGGGTGTGAAAGCCCTTGACATCAAAGCCAAAAAATAG